From one Helicoverpa zea isolate HzStark_Cry1AcR chromosome 10, ilHelZeax1.1, whole genome shotgun sequence genomic stretch:
- the LOC124633614 gene encoding early nodulin-75-like encodes MFKIVLFVTFSVLCVVNTQSDEGCNHSRSYTRVKRGKYYNSPPLRFYNRPPYTIPIKGPFSYTPPPFMKDEEPPYPGSRPYKVSKPRPTNDGLADDDINNLVKHLSKQDLDKIIEFASGKNQVVDYEHSRPYKRENSNRTPYTKEFYRGNDDSKYREEKPYESEFKKYVNYVTESTPMKYAPQADSPYPTDTEPNQVSFYGPQNVEPPSYTSEYDSPPPDFRPQDKPYKISPSESSPPTPYKPFFPKAESSQFQVYGPQNGLGASNEESLINQNIGNPQAYSGTSDPSHHEMTEEEKLPPPINMREIDFDVSYTNNVPTVVKADSSSYQVESFGDLPLMNYNSKLHSVSSYHVPHYTVSIRMF; translated from the coding sequence ATGTTCAAAATAGTACTATTTGTCACGTTCTCTGTGCTGTGTGTGGTTAATACGCAAAGTGATGAAGGATGCAATCATTCAAGATCGTACACAAGAGTAAAACGAGGGAAATATTACAATAGTCCTCCGTTAAGGTTCTACAATCGACCGCCGTACACCATCCCTATAAAAGGGCCGTTCTCGTACACGCCACCTCCGTTTATGAAGGACGAAGAACCACCGTACCCTGGCAGCAGACCTTACAAGGTTAGTAAACCTCGACCTACTAACGATGGTTTAGCAGATGATGATATAAATAATCTAGTGAAACACTTATCTAAACAAGACTTGGATAAAATAATCGAATTTGCTTCGGGCAAAAACCAAGTTGTGGATTACGAACACAGTCGACCGTATAAAAGAGAAAACTCAAATAGAACTCCTTATACTAAGGAGTTTTATAGGGGAAACGACGATAGTAAATATCGAGAAGAAAAACCTTATGAATCAGAGTtcaagaaatatgtaaattatgtgACTGAATCCACTCCAATGAAGTATGCACCACAAGCTGATAGCCCATATCCAACCGATACAGAACCGAATCAAGTGAGTTTTTATGGACCGCAAAACGTCGAACCTCCGTCGTACACTTCTGAATATGACTCACCCCCACCAGATTTCAGACCACAGGATAAACCATATAAAATTTCTCCATCTGAAAGTAGTCCACCAACGCCATACAAACCATTTTTCCCAAAAGCCGAATCTAGTCAATTTCAAGTTTATGGACCACAGAACGGGCTTGGAGCTAGCAACGAAGAAAGTCTCATTAACCAGAATATTGGAAACCCTCAAGCTTATTCCGGAACCAGTGATCCATCTCATCATGAGATGACTGAAGAAGAAAAGCTTCCTCCACCTATAAACATGAGAGAAATAGATTTTGATGTATCGTACACCAATAATGTTCCCACCGTTGTTAAAGCTGATTCTTCTTCGTACCAAGTGGAGAGTTTTGGCGATCTCCCGCTGATGAACTATAACTCTAAGTTACATTCAGTCAGTTCGTATCACGTGCCACATTATACTGTAAGTATTCGGATGTTTTAG